From one Humulus lupulus chromosome 8, drHumLupu1.1, whole genome shotgun sequence genomic stretch:
- the LOC133796868 gene encoding uncharacterized protein LOC133796868: MATLPEPSSTTTALPEKRHRSIFVVETNFFNSCILLPTPHSLTPSSTEFSNNSNLEAVDETEEENRSQNAVVSTRWTCNTCKIEFESLKDQRSHFKSDIHRFNVKLSLAGKNIVKEDDFEELTPDSFKDYDISSISGSEDENEKDIHHRRGFVAENLKQKLFIQLQTGERVSVWRSLIMNESEDIFFENDNTGCLDNVGPGMVPCLKEKDVIERLKNVVYEPREKTHYRIVLLASGGHFAGCVFDGNLVVAHKTFHRYVVRGKAGKKQSSKDASGRAAHSAGASLRRYNELALKKEIQELFAAWKPYFDASSCVFIYAPSSNRQLLFNGEKPYFSNQHCAVRNIPLTVRRPTLKEARRLYDQLTQVAHDVDEKEIASITAKFTSDSLSSKGTVGDDSLRLCKEVIVKNSDCTNYTEARPLNQNLDETSILSESENEDIGSSTPLHEAAQSSSAEKVLELLEQGLDPCARDERGRTPYMLANEKEVRNVFRRFMALNLDKWDWHAAKVPSALTKEMEESQATKQAEKDAKRKARAKELKKLRKAKEKKAQAEAEAASLSASKVAQAQGTSSSSVKRQTQPTSVSRISKEEELKRTQAAEREKRAAAAERRMAAAAAVNGQGNNSTTTRSGLAGDINCSCCSVSLAGKVPFHRYNYKYCSTSCMHVHKEILEDG; the protein is encoded by the exons ATGGCGACGCTGCCTGAGCCTTCTTCCACCACCACGGCCTTGCCGGAGAAACGACACCGTTCGATATTCGTAGTGGAGACAAACTTCTTCAATTCCTGCATCCTCCTACCAACTCCACACTCATTAACTCCTTCATCTACTGAGTTCTCCAATAACTCCAATCTCGAAGCCGTTGACGAGACTGAGGAGGAGAATCGATCTCAAAACGCCGTCGTATCAACTAGGTGGACCTGCAACACCTGCAAAATTGAGTTTGAGTCCCTCAAAGATCAGCGTTCGCACTTCAAATCGGATATTCACCGATTCAAT GTTAAGCTGAGCTTAGCTGGAAAGAACATTGTGAAAGAGGATGATTTTGAGGAGTTAACACCTGATTCATTTAAAGACTATGATATATCTAGTATATCAGGGTCGGAGGACGAGAATGAAAAGGATATTCATCATCGGaggggttttgttgctgagaatCTTAAGCAGAAGTTGTTTATACAGCTACAAACGGGGGAGCGAGTTTCGGTGTGGAGGAGTTTGATCATGAATGAGTCTGAAGATATTTTCTTTGAGAATGATAATACAGGATGTTTAGATAATGTGGGACCTGGGATGGTGCCATGTCTAAAGGAGAAAGATGTGATAGAGAGACTGAAAAATGTGGTCTATGAACCCAGAGAAAAAACCCATTACAGGATCGTGTTGCTGGCTAGTGGTGGGCACTTTGCTGGTTGTGTCTTTGATGGTAACTTGGTTGTTGCTCATAAAACATTTCACAG ATATGTTGTGAGGGGCAAGGCTGGAAAGAAACAGTCATCAAAAGATGCAAGTGGCAGGGCTGCACATTCTGCTGGAGCATCCCTTCGTAGATATAATGAACTTGCTTTGAAAAAG GAAATTCAAGAACTATTTGCTGCTTGGAAGCCTTATTTTGATGCTTCCTCCTGTGTTTTCATATATGCCCCTTCTAGCAATCGTCAGCTGCTTTTTAATGGGGAAAAGCCGTACTTTAGTAATCAGCATTGTGCTGTACGAAATATTCCATTGACTGTTCGAAGGCCAACACTCAAGGAGGCCCGGAGATTATACGATCAGTTGACTCAAGTAGCTCATGATGTAGATGAGAAGGAAATTGCATCAATCACCGCAAAATTCACAAGTGACTCACTATCTAGTAAAGGTACTGTTGGCGATGATAGCCTAAGATTGTGCAAAGAGGTCATAGTTAAAAACTCTGATTGTACAAACTATACTGAAGCACGGCCACTTAATCAAAATCTTGATGAAACATCTATATTAAGTGAGAGTGAAAACGAAGATATAGGCTCATCAACACCTTTGCATGAAGCAGCGCAGTCTAGTAGTGCTGAGAAAGTTTTAGAACTCTTAGAACAGGGTCTGGATCCTTGTGCCAGAGACGAAAGAGGACGGACTCCATACATGCTAGCGAACGAGAAAGAGGTACGAAATGTATTCAGACGATTCATGGCCTTAAACCTTGATAAGTGGGATTGGCATGCTGCTAAGGTGCCTAGTGCGTTGACAAAAGAGATGGAGGAATCTCAAGCGACCAAGCAG GCAGAAAAAGATGCCAAGAGGAAAGCAAGAGCAAAAGAATTGAAGAAGCTACGTAAAGCTAAGGAAAAGAAAGCTCAG GCTGAGGCTGAAGCTGCATCTCTCAGTGCCTCCAAAGTTGCCCAAGCTCAGGGAACGTCTTCCTCATCAGTCAAACGACAGACTCAACCTACTTCAGTTTCACGGATTTCCAAAGAG GAGGAACTAAAAAGGACACAGGCTGCTGAGAGGGAAAAGAGAGCAGCTGCCGCCGAGAGGAGAATGGCTGCTGCTGCAGCAGTTAATGGTCAAGGCAATAATAGCACAACGACCAGAAGTGGGTTAGCTGGCGATATAAATTGCTCCTGTTGTAGTGTGTCATTGGCTGGTAAAGTCCCTTTCCATCGGTACAACTACAAATACTGCAGTACCTCATGTATGCATGTTCATAAAGAGATCCTTGAGGATGGGTAG